A single window of Marinobacter sp. LA51 DNA harbors:
- a CDS encoding 5-formyltetrahydrofolate cyclo-ligase, whose protein sequence is MSQFIAPQPFDTQRNTRSRSDLRKHLRQQRRALPYEQQQQAAEQLALNLLTHPDLHRARHIAIYLPNDGEIDPRLYMDLAERKGVRFYLPVLHPIHTGTLVFSPFTDTSELKANRFGIPEPAFSKGLKRPAWALDAVLFPLVGFDENGGRLGMGGGFYDRTFAFTRVRPRLAPKLIGLAHDFQRVQELPTETWDIPLHGVVTDQRCYRFRRLSTA, encoded by the coding sequence TTGAGCCAGTTTATCGCCCCTCAACCGTTCGATACCCAGCGAAATACCCGATCTCGCAGTGACCTGCGCAAGCACCTACGCCAGCAACGACGAGCGCTTCCCTACGAACAGCAGCAACAGGCCGCAGAACAGCTCGCGCTGAATCTACTGACCCACCCTGATTTGCACCGGGCACGCCATATCGCTATCTACCTGCCCAACGATGGCGAGATCGACCCCAGATTGTATATGGATCTTGCTGAACGCAAAGGTGTTCGCTTTTATTTACCGGTTCTGCACCCGATTCACACCGGCACACTGGTGTTCAGCCCCTTCACCGACACGTCTGAACTGAAAGCCAATCGATTCGGCATACCGGAGCCTGCTTTCAGCAAAGGCCTGAAACGACCTGCCTGGGCCCTGGATGCGGTGTTGTTTCCATTGGTGGGTTTTGACGAGAACGGTGGCCGGCTAGGTATGGGCGGCGGATTTTACGATCGTACGTTCGCTTTCACGCGAGTGCGTCCGAGGTTGGCGCCCAAACTTATCGGGCTAGCCCATGATTTTCAGAGAGTGCAGGAGTTACCGACTGAGACCTGGGATATACCGCTGCATGGCGTGGTGACGGACCAACGCTGCTACCGATTCCGGCGACTGTCGACGGCCTGA
- a CDS encoding ZrgA family zinc uptake protein, with amino-acid sequence MLSTTTRLLPLPVLLLSALTASAENLNAHQHGQAELQLAMDGQLVELMALSPAHNLLGFEHEPRTEAEQEAVESALTWLTETPLINTVSGSCSIQTSEVHYAFAGDDGDDAHHEEHGDHEHEHHESGEVTHTDIEAFQTLICPDLAHDSQLVTSLSEQFPAIEDLDIEWAGPEGQGALRLEQGITEFSLKP; translated from the coding sequence ATGCTCTCCACCACAACCCGCCTACTGCCACTACCAGTGCTACTGCTGAGCGCCCTGACCGCATCCGCCGAAAATCTGAATGCCCATCAGCACGGTCAAGCAGAACTGCAACTCGCTATGGACGGCCAACTGGTTGAACTGATGGCCTTATCACCCGCCCATAATTTACTGGGATTCGAGCACGAACCCCGCACGGAAGCAGAACAGGAAGCCGTAGAGTCAGCGCTTACATGGCTAACGGAAACCCCACTTATCAATACCGTGAGCGGATCCTGCAGCATTCAGACCAGCGAAGTTCACTACGCTTTTGCGGGCGACGATGGCGATGATGCTCATCATGAGGAGCATGGCGATCATGAACACGAACACCACGAAAGTGGGGAGGTCACTCACACCGACATTGAAGCTTTCCAGACCCTGATTTGCCCGGACCTGGCCCATGACAGCCAGTTGGTCACGTCGCTGAGCGAGCAGTTTCCGGCCATCGAAGATCTGGATATCGAATGGGCCGGGCCTGAGGGTCAAGGCGCCCTGCGCCTGGAGCAGGGCATTACGGAATTTAGCCTTAAACCCTGA
- a CDS encoding UbiH/UbiF/VisC/COQ6 family ubiquinone biosynthesis hydroxylase gives MTEFRAFDILVVGGGMTGSALALGLSRQGWQVGLIEGSERATLLKQPEPADSVAEFEPRVSAISRASQQLLESLGVWQAAMSGRHCPYQKMTVWDGDGTGRIHFDAADLQARDLGTIIENRGLVRALFQALEDSSVELIDGVKVTGWWQDGNQRGVELADGQQLGARLVVAADGANSRLRQWVGLPVREWDYDQQAIVCTVRTAQSHRFTAWQRFSPTGPLAFLPLRPESGDEHFCSIVWSQDTDEARRLMALDDADFAAELELAIERELGAVQAVSRRYAFPLRQRHAKDYIATGFALVGDAAHTIHPLAGQGANLGFADVRALLDELSRAQRAGLSPAEELVLARYQRRRKAENLAMMAAMEGFKQLFARDELPLRWLRNTGMRWLDGLGPIKHRLAAEAMGLTR, from the coding sequence ATGACTGAATTCCGTGCCTTTGACATCCTGGTGGTCGGTGGCGGCATGACCGGTTCGGCCCTCGCCCTTGGCCTGTCCCGTCAGGGCTGGCAGGTGGGGCTGATCGAGGGTAGTGAACGGGCGACGCTGCTGAAGCAACCCGAACCCGCCGACAGCGTGGCTGAATTCGAGCCTCGGGTCAGCGCCATTTCCCGAGCCAGCCAGCAGTTGCTGGAGAGCCTGGGAGTCTGGCAAGCGGCGATGTCCGGGCGCCATTGCCCCTACCAGAAAATGACTGTGTGGGATGGCGATGGCACCGGCCGTATCCATTTTGATGCCGCCGACTTGCAGGCTAGGGACCTGGGCACGATTATCGAGAACCGCGGCCTGGTGCGGGCGCTGTTCCAGGCCCTGGAAGACAGCAGCGTAGAGTTGATTGATGGCGTGAAGGTGACCGGTTGGTGGCAGGACGGCAACCAGCGTGGCGTCGAACTGGCGGACGGACAGCAATTGGGCGCCCGGTTGGTGGTGGCGGCCGACGGTGCCAACTCCCGGTTGCGTCAGTGGGTCGGGTTACCGGTACGGGAATGGGATTACGACCAGCAGGCCATCGTCTGCACCGTGCGCACCGCCCAGAGTCACCGTTTTACCGCCTGGCAGCGGTTTTCGCCCACCGGTCCGCTGGCATTCCTGCCGTTACGGCCGGAATCGGGCGACGAGCATTTCTGTTCCATCGTCTGGTCCCAGGATACTGACGAGGCCAGACGACTGATGGCGCTGGATGATGCTGACTTTGCAGCAGAGCTGGAACTCGCCATTGAGCGGGAGCTAGGGGCGGTGCAGGCCGTTTCGCGCCGTTACGCCTTTCCGCTGCGCCAGCGTCATGCCAAGGATTACATCGCGACCGGATTTGCCCTGGTGGGCGATGCAGCCCACACCATTCACCCGCTGGCGGGCCAGGGCGCCAATCTTGGCTTCGCCGATGTCCGGGCCCTGCTGGACGAGCTGTCCCGGGCCCAGCGCGCGGGCCTCAGTCCGGCCGAGGAGCTGGTTCTGGCGCGGTATCAGCGTCGCCGCAAGGCTGAAAACCTGGCCATGATGGCGGCCATGGAAGGGTTTAAACAGTTATTTGCCCGCGATGAGCTACCGCTGAGATGGCTACGAAACACCGGCATGCGCTGGCTCGACGGTCTTGGCC
- a CDS encoding ABC transporter ATP-binding protein has protein sequence MASTTELIDLNEQHPIRALATADLSYQWGPEQPTLTFPDLSLPLGQHLFLRGASGSGKSTLLSLLSGMLTPDAGTVRILGSQLDRLGAGQRDRFRANHIGVIFQQFNLVPYLTAEANVTLPCRLSAQRRDATDPEPIHEAHRLLTALAIPQSCWHRKVTQLSIGQQQRIAAARALIGGPSLILADEPTSALDSDNRDRFLDLLLTLAEARNTSVVFVSHDRALAQHFDHQVELEGAAS, from the coding sequence ATGGCTAGTACGACGGAATTAATCGATCTGAACGAACAACACCCCATCCGGGCGTTGGCAACTGCCGATCTCAGCTATCAATGGGGGCCGGAACAACCGACTCTGACCTTTCCAGACCTGAGTCTGCCACTGGGCCAACACCTGTTTCTTCGAGGAGCCAGTGGCAGTGGCAAGAGCACACTGCTGAGCCTGCTGTCTGGCATGCTCACGCCTGACGCCGGCACCGTGCGCATCCTGGGCAGCCAGCTGGACCGACTTGGTGCCGGCCAGAGGGATCGATTCAGAGCCAATCACATTGGCGTGATTTTCCAGCAGTTCAACCTTGTTCCCTACCTCACCGCCGAAGCCAATGTCACCCTGCCATGCCGCCTGTCGGCACAACGCCGGGATGCTACGGACCCTGAGCCGATCCACGAAGCCCACAGACTGTTAACTGCACTGGCCATTCCCCAGAGCTGCTGGCACCGAAAAGTGACCCAACTGAGCATCGGCCAGCAACAGCGCATCGCCGCCGCCCGGGCATTGATAGGAGGCCCGAGTCTGATTCTTGCAGATGAGCCCACCTCAGCCCTCGACAGCGACAACCGGGACCGGTTTCTGGATCTTCTACTGACGCTGGCCGAAGCCCGCAATACCTCGGTAGTGTTTGTCAGTCACGACCGCGCCCTGGCCCAACACTTTGACCACCAGGTGGAACTGGAGGGAGCTGCATCATGA
- a CDS encoding TIGR02449 family protein, with product MEQSEVQALADKLDKLIERCQKLERDNTTLRELQDDWNRERAQLMHKNDLAKNKIEAMIGRLRALEHH from the coding sequence ATGGAACAGTCCGAAGTACAGGCATTAGCGGACAAGCTCGATAAGCTGATCGAGCGCTGTCAGAAACTGGAGCGGGACAACACCACGCTGCGGGAGCTGCAGGATGACTGGAACCGGGAACGGGCCCAGTTAATGCACAAGAATGATCTTGCGAAAAACAAGATCGAAGCCATGATTGGTCGCCTGCGGGCACTGGAGCACCACTGA
- a CDS encoding cell division protein ZapA, translating into MSKQSTTAEVKILDKEYLVACPDEERDALTRAARHLDSKMREIRASGKVFGTERIAVMAALNITHELLERDTMSDTTSSVLKAMDSKLNNALGDSSGQ; encoded by the coding sequence ATGTCGAAGCAGTCCACCACCGCTGAGGTAAAGATTCTCGATAAGGAGTATCTGGTTGCTTGCCCTGACGAAGAGCGTGACGCTCTGACCCGTGCTGCCCGTCATCTCGATAGCAAAATGCGGGAGATTCGCGCCAGCGGGAAGGTGTTCGGCACCGAACGCATTGCGGTCATGGCTGCCCTGAACATCACCCATGAACTGCTTGAGCGAGACACCATGTCTGATACTACCAGCTCCGTTCTGAAGGCGATGGACAGCAAGCTGAACAATGCTCTGGGCGATTCGTCCGGACAGTAA
- the pepP gene encoding Xaa-Pro aminopeptidase has translation MSSLIPVKEFAERRRKLMERMAPESIAIIPAAPERVRNRDVLHPFRQDSDFQYLTGFGEPEAVLALIPGREHGESVLFCKERNPEKELWDGFLVGPEGAIERYGLDDAFPISDIDDILPGMIEGRSRVYYPLGKDQHFDGKVMEWVKTIRSKVRTGAHPPGEFVSLEHFLHDLRLFKSANEIKVMAKAAEISAEAHCRAMKRARRGGNEYNLEAELIHTFMDHGARSTAYPSIVGGGANGCILHYIENSAPLNDGDLVLIDAGCEYDCYASDITRTFPVSGTFSPEQRALYEVVLSAQYAAIDAVRPGNHWNHPHEAALRVLTQGLIDLGLLSGSLDDAIAAEAYKPFFMHRTGHWLGLDVHDVGDYKVGDAWRLLEPGMALTVEPGLYIAPDNTSVDEKWRGIGIRIEDDVVVTKDGCRVLTDGVPKTIPDIEALMAD, from the coding sequence ATGTCGTCCCTGATACCCGTTAAGGAATTTGCCGAGCGCCGTCGCAAGCTGATGGAGCGCATGGCCCCTGAGAGCATTGCGATCATTCCGGCAGCTCCGGAGCGAGTGCGCAATCGCGACGTGCTGCACCCGTTCCGCCAGGACAGTGATTTTCAGTACCTGACTGGCTTTGGCGAGCCTGAGGCCGTACTGGCGCTGATTCCCGGTCGAGAGCATGGCGAGTCCGTACTGTTCTGCAAGGAACGCAATCCCGAGAAAGAGCTTTGGGATGGCTTTCTGGTAGGCCCAGAGGGGGCTATCGAGCGCTATGGCCTGGACGATGCGTTCCCGATTTCCGACATCGACGACATCCTGCCGGGCATGATCGAAGGCCGCAGCCGGGTCTACTACCCGCTGGGCAAAGACCAGCACTTTGACGGCAAGGTGATGGAGTGGGTCAAGACCATTCGCAGCAAGGTCCGCACCGGAGCCCACCCGCCGGGCGAATTCGTGTCGCTGGAGCATTTCCTTCACGACCTGCGTCTGTTCAAGAGCGCCAATGAAATCAAGGTGATGGCCAAGGCTGCCGAGATCAGTGCGGAGGCGCATTGCCGTGCCATGAAACGTGCACGTCGAGGCGGCAATGAGTACAACCTGGAGGCGGAGCTGATCCACACCTTTATGGATCACGGTGCCCGCTCCACGGCTTACCCGTCCATCGTCGGTGGCGGCGCCAATGGCTGCATCCTCCACTACATCGAAAACAGTGCACCGCTTAATGACGGCGATCTGGTGTTGATCGATGCCGGCTGCGAGTACGATTGCTACGCCTCGGACATTACCCGCACCTTCCCGGTCAGCGGTACTTTTAGTCCGGAACAGCGCGCTCTGTACGAGGTAGTGTTGTCAGCCCAGTACGCAGCGATTGACGCGGTGCGTCCGGGTAACCACTGGAACCATCCTCACGAGGCGGCCCTCCGGGTGCTGACCCAGGGACTGATTGACCTCGGCCTGTTGTCAGGATCCCTGGATGACGCCATTGCGGCGGAAGCCTACAAACCCTTCTTCATGCATCGCACCGGACATTGGCTCGGGCTGGATGTGCACGATGTGGGTGACTACAAAGTGGGAGATGCCTGGCGTCTGCTGGAGCCGGGCATGGCATTGACGGTGGAGCCGGGGCTGTACATTGCACCGGACAACACCAGCGTCGATGAAAAATGGCGCGGCATCGGCATCCGTATCGAAGACGATGTGGTGGTCACCAAGGACGGCTGCCGGGTGCTGACCGACGGCGTTCCCAAGACCATCCCTGACATTGAAGCCCTGATGGCGGACTAA
- the ilvA gene encoding threonine ammonia-lyase, biosynthetic, with protein sequence MPQRYIKKILDARVYDVAIETPLTEARSLSKRFGNNILLKREDLQPVFSFKIRGAYNRIAQLSEEQKAKGVICASAGNHAQGVALAAKKLGIKAVIVMPQTTPEIKVRSVRDHGARVVLKGDAFDEAATHAQELIQKHGYTYIPPYDDPDVIAGQGTVAMEIMWQLSKPIHAIFICVGGGGLIAGMAAYIKYLRPEIKVIGVEPEDSNCLQAALKAGERVILDEVGIFADGVAVKQIGEYPWEICKDYVDEVITVSTDEICAAIKDVFEDTRSIAEPAGALGVAGVKKYIQREQIEDENLVATLSGANMNFDRLRYISERTEIGEQREAILAVTIPEQPGAFKTFINALHKRSITEFNYRYADSAQATIFVGIQVQAGGHGREDLVQDLREAGYGVIDLTDSDLAKQHIRHMVGGHAPAITNERVYQFEFPERPGALMKFLMSLGTRWNISMFHYRNHGAAYSRVLLGAQVNDDEVKDFEKMLDKVGFRYEDMTDNEAYQLFLGAGNHQAK encoded by the coding sequence ATGCCGCAACGCTATATCAAGAAGATCCTCGATGCGCGCGTCTATGACGTGGCCATCGAAACACCGCTGACTGAAGCCCGCAGTTTGTCCAAGCGCTTTGGCAACAACATTCTGCTCAAGCGCGAAGACCTGCAGCCGGTGTTTTCCTTCAAGATTCGCGGCGCGTACAACCGGATTGCCCAGTTGTCTGAGGAACAGAAGGCCAAGGGCGTGATCTGTGCCTCAGCGGGCAACCATGCCCAAGGCGTGGCGCTGGCGGCCAAGAAACTGGGCATCAAGGCGGTGATTGTGATGCCCCAGACCACGCCGGAGATCAAGGTGCGCTCGGTGCGCGACCACGGTGCCCGAGTGGTACTCAAGGGTGATGCCTTTGACGAGGCCGCCACCCACGCTCAGGAGCTGATCCAGAAGCATGGTTACACCTACATCCCGCCTTACGACGATCCGGATGTGATCGCAGGGCAGGGTACGGTGGCGATGGAAATCATGTGGCAGTTGAGCAAACCCATCCACGCCATCTTCATCTGCGTTGGTGGCGGTGGCCTGATCGCCGGCATGGCCGCCTACATCAAATACCTGCGCCCTGAGATCAAGGTGATTGGCGTGGAGCCCGAGGATTCCAACTGCCTGCAGGCGGCACTCAAGGCCGGCGAGCGGGTGATTCTGGACGAGGTAGGCATCTTCGCCGACGGTGTTGCGGTTAAACAGATTGGCGAATACCCCTGGGAGATCTGCAAGGATTACGTGGATGAGGTTATCACCGTTTCCACCGATGAAATCTGTGCAGCGATCAAGGATGTGTTCGAGGACACCCGGTCGATTGCCGAGCCGGCCGGGGCTCTGGGTGTTGCTGGCGTGAAGAAGTACATCCAGCGAGAGCAGATCGAGGACGAGAACCTGGTGGCGACTCTGAGTGGCGCCAACATGAACTTCGATCGTTTGCGTTACATCTCCGAGCGTACGGAGATCGGTGAGCAGCGTGAGGCTATCCTGGCGGTCACCATCCCTGAGCAACCAGGCGCTTTCAAGACGTTCATCAACGCCCTGCACAAGCGCAGCATCACCGAATTCAACTACCGCTACGCCGATAGCGCTCAAGCTACTATCTTTGTGGGAATCCAGGTGCAGGCCGGTGGGCATGGCCGAGAGGATCTGGTGCAGGACCTTCGGGAAGCAGGCTATGGCGTGATCGACCTCACCGACAGCGATCTGGCCAAGCAGCACATTCGCCACATGGTGGGTGGTCATGCACCGGCGATCACCAACGAGCGGGTGTACCAGTTCGAGTTCCCGGAGCGCCCAGGTGCTTTGATGAAGTTCCTGATGTCACTGGGCACTCGCTGGAATATTTCGATGTTCCATTACCGCAACCACGGCGCCGCCTATAGCCGCGTGTTGCTGGGTGCGCAGGTGAATGACGACGAGGTGAAAGACTTCGAGAAAATGCTTGATAAGGTCGGATTCCGGTACGAAGACATGACCGATAACGAGGCTTATCAGTTGTTCCTTGGGGCCGGCAATCATCAGGCGAAATAA
- a CDS encoding ABC transporter permease has protein sequence MSTRLALSLAGASLWHRRRVLALVCLTLTLSVTLLLGIQYLRTEVKESFTSTVSDTDLIIGARSGQLNLLLYTVFHLGDPTNNIRWSTFQELEADERIDWLIPISLGDTYRGSRVIGTNDNFLERFQYGRGQSLQLAQGRWFDSVFDVVLGANVAEKFDHAVGDSIVLSHGGGRTSFSNHDDTPFHVTGILESTGTPVDQAVYISLSGMEAMHVGWESGVAIPGRTLTPEEAEQRDFTPSAITAAFAGLERKILTFQVQRELNENTSEPLSAILPGVALSELWRLMRQFERALIGITGFVVVISLLGLAAVLLTLQAQRSHEIAVLRAIGASPGLVGLLYVIEAVVLALVACILALLIGAVAVTALAPWLQASYGLQIQLRPLSAVEWGLLASVPMAALLVALIPGIRTWKQSRSLGLGEVAEP, from the coding sequence ATGAGCACTCGCCTGGCACTTTCTCTGGCGGGCGCCAGCTTGTGGCACCGCCGCCGGGTCCTGGCACTGGTCTGCCTGACCCTCACCCTCAGCGTAACGCTGTTGTTGGGCATCCAGTACCTCCGTACTGAAGTTAAGGAATCGTTCACCAGCACTGTTAGCGACACCGACCTCATCATCGGCGCCCGCAGCGGGCAGCTGAATCTGCTGCTGTACACGGTGTTCCACTTGGGGGATCCCACCAACAACATTCGCTGGTCTACTTTTCAGGAACTGGAAGCGGACGAGCGAATCGATTGGTTGATCCCCATATCACTCGGGGACACCTACCGGGGCTCCCGGGTCATCGGCACCAACGACAACTTTCTTGAACGGTTCCAGTACGGCCGCGGCCAGTCGTTGCAGCTTGCGCAGGGTCGCTGGTTTGACAGTGTGTTCGATGTCGTCCTGGGGGCCAATGTAGCCGAGAAATTCGACCATGCCGTGGGCGACAGTATCGTACTGTCCCACGGCGGTGGCCGAACCAGCTTTTCCAATCACGACGACACCCCCTTCCATGTTACTGGGATTCTAGAAAGCACCGGAACCCCTGTGGACCAGGCGGTTTACATCAGCCTTTCGGGCATGGAAGCCATGCACGTTGGCTGGGAATCCGGGGTGGCCATTCCCGGTCGCACCCTGACGCCGGAAGAGGCGGAGCAGCGCGACTTCACCCCGAGCGCAATAACGGCTGCCTTTGCCGGACTCGAACGCAAGATCCTCACCTTTCAGGTTCAACGCGAGCTCAATGAGAACACCAGTGAACCTTTATCGGCCATCTTGCCCGGAGTTGCCCTGAGCGAATTGTGGAGACTCATGCGCCAATTTGAGCGGGCCTTAATCGGCATTACCGGCTTTGTGGTGGTTATCAGCCTACTGGGACTGGCGGCCGTGCTGCTGACACTGCAGGCTCAACGCTCCCACGAAATTGCGGTACTGCGCGCAATTGGCGCATCGCCCGGACTGGTCGGCCTGCTCTACGTAATCGAAGCCGTTGTCCTGGCCCTTGTCGCCTGTATCCTGGCGCTGCTGATCGGAGCGGTGGCGGTAACGGCACTGGCGCCCTGGCTTCAGGCCAGCTATGGCCTGCAGATTCAGCTCCGCCCGTTGAGTGCAGTGGAATGGGGCCTGCTGGCTTCAGTGCCCATGGCCGCATTGCTGGTAGCCCTGATTCCGGGCATCCGGACCTGGAAGCAAAGCCGCTCACTGGGGTTGGGTGAGGTGGCTGAACCGTGA
- the ubiH gene encoding 2-octaprenyl-6-methoxyphenyl hydroxylase: MSQFDTDLIIAGGGLAGATLALALARAVPSLRVTVVEAFPLSADALPEDYQPSYDARSTALAWGSRLIFEELGLWRRLSEHATPIRHIHVSDRGRFGATRLNADEHQQDALGYVADNRWMGLCLMRELLETNVQWQAPTEVVDMTPIAAGVDVALKTGDDSHRMTAQCLVVADGGRSGLRERLGFQVRHRSYGQNALIANVSTSESHQFSAFERFTDEGPMALLPHGGANRAGQQSALVWTLGDEMLEQVLALHDADKCQRLQERFGWRLGRFTRIGECSHYPLTLSTVDEPVRPGVALVGNAAHALHPVAGQGFNLALRGLMTLVEQFRLAVEQGQSLGDLQVLSRYQQLHRQDWQQTAQFSDSLIRLFGPSLTPLAVARDAGLVGLDLVPGAKRWFARKAMGLGGRRAVIHKPKTGAGEPASHD, encoded by the coding sequence GTGAGCCAATTCGACACCGATCTGATCATTGCCGGCGGCGGCCTGGCCGGGGCGACCCTGGCCCTGGCGCTGGCCCGCGCGGTTCCCAGCCTGCGGGTGACGGTGGTCGAGGCCTTTCCGCTGTCGGCCGATGCGCTACCCGAAGACTACCAGCCCAGCTACGATGCCCGCTCCACCGCCCTGGCGTGGGGCTCACGGCTGATCTTCGAGGAGCTCGGGCTGTGGCGCCGGTTGTCTGAACATGCCACGCCGATTCGGCACATCCACGTGTCGGACCGGGGTCGCTTTGGTGCCACCCGCCTGAATGCCGACGAACATCAGCAGGATGCCCTGGGCTACGTGGCGGACAACCGCTGGATGGGGCTCTGCCTGATGCGCGAGTTGCTTGAGACCAATGTGCAGTGGCAGGCGCCCACGGAAGTGGTCGACATGACACCGATTGCAGCTGGTGTGGACGTTGCCCTTAAAACCGGTGACGACAGCCACCGAATGACTGCCCAGTGCCTGGTGGTCGCGGATGGTGGCCGGTCCGGTTTGCGGGAGCGACTCGGATTTCAGGTGCGCCATCGCAGTTATGGCCAGAACGCCCTCATCGCCAACGTATCCACCAGCGAAAGCCATCAGTTCAGCGCCTTCGAACGCTTCACCGATGAAGGTCCAATGGCGCTGCTGCCCCATGGCGGGGCCAACCGGGCCGGCCAACAATCGGCGCTGGTCTGGACGCTGGGCGATGAAATGCTGGAACAGGTGCTTGCACTGCACGATGCCGATAAATGCCAGCGACTGCAGGAGCGGTTTGGCTGGCGTCTGGGTCGCTTCACTCGCATTGGTGAATGCAGCCACTACCCGCTAACGCTGTCTACCGTGGATGAGCCAGTGCGACCCGGCGTCGCGCTGGTAGGTAACGCCGCCCACGCATTGCACCCGGTGGCCGGGCAAGGCTTTAACCTGGCGTTGCGAGGTTTGATGACGCTGGTGGAGCAATTCCGACTGGCGGTGGAGCAGGGTCAGTCCCTTGGGGATCTGCAGGTTCTTAGCCGCTACCAGCAGCTACACCGGCAGGACTGGCAACAGACCGCCCAGTTCTCCGACTCGTTGATCCGTCTGTTTGGTCCCTCCCTGACACCGCTGGCTGTTGCTCGCGATGCGGGGCTGGTGGGGCTTGACCTGGTGCCCGGGGCGAAACGCTGGTTCGCGCGTAAGGCCATGGGGCTGGGCGGTCGCCGGGCAGTGATCCACAAACCGAAGACCGGTGCCGGAGAGCCCGCAAGCCATGACTGA
- a CDS encoding UPF0149 family protein translates to MSETDTSGAARAAEFERWANVFTAHKAFSHPSELHGVLCGRLAAGSRIDEPEWLNMVCEHMGLPENAADDSEDLAPFMNKAYDQTLSHLKSTDMSFHPLLPDDDYAIEQRLEALVAWVRGFLEGMALTAGEALGQAPDEIRELIEDMVAISQLADDEEASDESEQQLLEITEYIRLGALAVFTEFNEPERPASPSPTLH, encoded by the coding sequence ATGTCCGAAACCGATACCTCCGGTGCTGCCCGCGCCGCTGAATTCGAGCGCTGGGCCAACGTATTTACCGCTCACAAGGCGTTCAGTCATCCGTCCGAGCTGCACGGTGTGCTCTGTGGTCGGCTGGCGGCCGGCTCACGTATTGACGAGCCGGAATGGCTGAATATGGTGTGTGAGCACATGGGGCTGCCCGAAAACGCGGCCGATGATTCCGAAGATCTGGCGCCATTCATGAATAAGGCGTATGACCAGACGCTGTCGCACTTGAAATCGACCGACATGAGTTTCCATCCTTTGCTGCCGGACGATGATTACGCTATCGAGCAGCGTCTGGAGGCCCTGGTGGCCTGGGTCCGTGGTTTCCTTGAGGGCATGGCACTGACTGCCGGTGAAGCCCTCGGGCAGGCACCCGATGAAATCCGCGAACTGATCGAAGACATGGTCGCGATCAGTCAACTCGCGGATGACGAAGAGGCCAGCGACGAGAGCGAGCAACAGCTGCTGGAAATTACCGAATATATCCGGCTGGGGGCGCTGGCGGTCTTCACCGAGTTCAACGAACCAGAGCGACCGGCTTCGCCATCGCCGACCCTGCACTAA
- a CDS encoding DUF3299 domain-containing protein, with product MPAEDLALLENMPEVEHEGDGPALLPDEIMTGRVVPEMSDVDARIPGFVVPLKTTQDMEILEFFLVPYYGACIHVPPPPPNQIIHVKYHEGFKLEALYDPVWIEGTLVIERTENDLGTSSYSIVAKSVEPYEQ from the coding sequence ATGCCGGCTGAGGATCTGGCCCTGCTGGAAAATATGCCAGAAGTAGAGCATGAGGGCGATGGCCCGGCACTGCTACCGGACGAGATCATGACCGGTCGTGTTGTGCCGGAGATGTCCGATGTCGATGCGCGAATTCCCGGTTTCGTCGTGCCTCTGAAGACCACCCAGGATATGGAAATCCTTGAGTTTTTTCTGGTTCCCTACTACGGAGCCTGTATCCATGTGCCGCCACCACCGCCCAATCAGATCATCCACGTAAAGTATCACGAGGGCTTCAAGCTGGAAGCCCTGTACGACCCGGTCTGGATTGAAGGAACGCTGGTCATCGAGCGCACCGAGAATGACCTGGGTACCTCATCGTACTCGATCGTTGCGAAGTCCGTGGAGCCTTATGAGCAGTAA